The window CCCATGCGCGGCGCTCCTTCGGGGAGGGGGATCGGCGACCCCCAGGCTACCGCCGCTCAAGGTGGCGCCCGTCCGTGCCGAGGTGAGGACGTGGAGACCGCCTCGACCCCGCCGCGGGGACCCCGTCGTCCCAGCGCGTCGGTGCTGCTGGACAGCGGGATCTTCGTCCTGGGCCTGGGCGTCCTCGTCGGGGCCCTGCACGCCTGGTGGGCCGCCGGGGCCGACCCGCGGCTGGCCGCGGCGCTCGCCGTCAGCCTGCCGCTGGGCTGGGTCCTGACGCGCTTCCCGCTCATGGTCACCGGCGGTGCCTCGGGCATCCACGTGCCCTTCGCCCCCGTCGTGCTCTTCTACCTCCTCGTCGTCCTCCCGCCGCCGGTGGCGCTGGCCGCGTGGGCGCTCACCGCGGTGCCGGCCTACTTCGTCGACCGGCGGCCGTGGCAGAGCCGCGTCTTCAACGCCGGGTCCTCGGTGCTGTCGAGCCTGCTGGCCGTTCTCGTCGTCGGCGCCCTGGCCCCCGCCCGGCCGGTGGACACCCGGATGCTCCTGGCGGTGCTGGCCGGGGCGGCGACGTACTTCGCCACCGACACCGTCCTGTCCGCGGTCTCGATCGCCGTCGAGCGCCGTCGCGCGGTGCTGGCCGAGCTCGCCGAACCCGGTGCCCTCGTCGGCGGCGGGCTGTTCCTCCTCGTCGCCGCGCTGGGCTTCCTCGCCGGGGCCGTCCGGCACGACATGCCGGGCTGGGTCGCGTTGCTCACGCTGCTGCCGAGCATGGCCGTCGTCGTCGCCGCCTGGGCCTGGCGGCGGGCCCACGAGAGCCGACGGCAGCAGCGCGCGCTCTTCGAGGCGGCCGTCCGCATCCACGCCGTCACCAGCGTCGAGGAGCTGCTGCGGGCCGTCGAGGCGCACGGGACGGCTCTCGTCTCCGGCGGCCGGCTCGAGGTGCGGTCCCGGCCGCCGGTTGAGCACGAGATCGGCTGCGAGCTCGGCGACGACCCCCGCCGCTGGCTCGTCGCCGCCCGGCCGACCAGCCGGTACGCCGAGCAGTTCGACGAGGTGGCCCTGGCCTCCCTCGGGTCCCTCGCCGCGGCCGCGTTGCTGCGCGTGCGGCTGGCCGCCGAGACCGAACGGCTCGCCCTCGTCGACCCCCTCACCGGGCTGGCCAACCGCCGGGCGTTCACGACGCGCCTGGAGGAGACCGTCGAGGACGGCGACGGCGGCGCCACGGTCGCCGTGCTGTTCGTCGACCTCGACGGGTTCAAGGCCGTCAACGACACCCTCGGGCACGCCGCCGGCGACGAGCTGCTCACCGAGAGCGCCCGGCGCCTGCTGGACGCCGCGGGCCCCGACGGGTTCGTCGCCCGCCTCGGCGGCGACGAGTTCGCGGTCGTGCTGCCCGACCTGTTCCCCGGCGCGGTCGACGACACGGCCGACGCCGTCGTCACCGCCCTGCGCGCGCCGTTCCTGCTGAGCGCCGGACCGGCGACGATCAGCGCGAGCGTCGGCGTCACGGCCTCCGAGCCCGGTGACGACGCCGACACGCTGCTCTCCCGCGCCGACGCGGCCATGTACGTCGCGAAGAGAGCTGGTGGAGGTCGCAGCGTCCTGGGCGTCTGAGGCGCCCGGCGGGAGCAGCCTGGACGGGTGTCCAGTCCTCGCCGTCGCGCCGTGCTCGTCGGCGTGGGCGCCGTCGCCCTCGGGGGCGCCGGGGCCCTCGCCCTCGACGAGCCGCTGCGCTCCTCCCTGGAGTCCTCCCGCCCGGTGTCCTCGGCGCGTCGCCGGCTCGGCATCGGGCAGGTCGACGCGACCGTCCCCTCCGCCGGGGGCACCGGTCCCGTCTACGCGACCTTCGCCTCCGCCGCCCGCCGGCGGGACGTCACGTGGGGGTGGGCCGGTCCGCCCGGGCGTCCGGCGCGGGGCCTGCCCGTCCTGCTCGTCCTGCACGGCCGCGCCGTGGACGCGCACGCCGCCTTCACCCAGCTGGGGATGCACGAGTACCTGGCCGCCCACCTGGCCGCGGGTGGACCACCGCTGGCCGTGGTGAGCGTCGACGGCGGCTCGACGTACTGGCACCCCCGGGCCGACGGGGACGACCCGCTGGCCATGCTCACCGGCGAGCTGTGGCCCCGCCTGGCCGGGGCGGGCTTCGACCTCACGCGGTGGGCCGTGGCGGGCTGGTCGATGGGCGGCTTCGGAGCGCTGCTGCTGGCCCGCGAGGCCGCGGCGGGCCGGTTCACCCCGGGCGGGACGCTCGTGGCCGCAGCCGCCGGCAGCCCCGCCCTCTTCGCCTCGGCCGGGGCCACGTCGGCCGGGTCCTTCGACGACCCCGACGACTGGCACCGCTACGGCGACCTCGTCCGGGAGCCGGGGACCGGCGGCGTCGCGCTGTCGGTGTCGTGCGGGCGGGACGACCCGTTCCGGGAGCAGACGGAGCGCTACCGGGACGCCTGCCGCCCCACCCCGGCGGGCGGGATCGGCGACGGGGCCCACACGACCGGGTACTGGCGCAGCCTCGTCCCGGACTGGCTGCGCCTGGCCGGCGCGGCCCTCACGGCCTGAACCCCGGGGTCACCGGACCTCGAGCTCGTCCAGGTCCTCCAGCGCGGAGCTGACAGCGGCGACGCGGTCCCGGCCCGCGGCGCCCCGGGCCGCCAGCACGCCCTCGGCCAGGACGGCGGCCGCCGTCATCGCGGCGGCGTAGCTGTCGAAGGCACCGGGCCCGTCGACCGGGACCGCGAACCGGTGCGCCACCGGGGCCGCCGGGGGCCCGGCAGCGGGATCGGTGAACAGGACCGACGGTACCCCCTGCGCGTGCGCCAGCCGCAGGGCCGACGCCGCGTGCGGCGTCCGGCGCCGGAAGGCCACGACCACGACCGCGTCCCGCGGCCCCAGGTCGGCGAACTCCTCCGCCACCGTCTGCCCCGGCTGCGGGGCGAGCACGACGTCGGGCCGCGCCTGCAGCAACTGCTCGCGCAGGTGCAGGGCCACCGGGAAGCTGTTGCGCCACCCCGCCACGACGACGCGTCGGGCCCGGGCGACGAGGCGCGAGCACGCGGTGAGGTCCACGCGCGCCAGGGCGTCGGCCGTGCGCGCGAGGTTCGCCGTGTCGTGCTCGACGTGCAGCGCCGCCGGCCCCGCCGCGCTCGGGGGCAGCCCGCCCGTCGGGACCCCCCGTGCCCGCGCCGACCGCGCCGCCGTCCGCGCCTGGGCGAAGGAGCCGAACCCGAGCCGGCGGACGAAGCGGCTCACCGAGGCCTTCGAGGCCCCGGCCGCGCCGGCGAGTTCCGTCGTCGTCCACGCCGCGAGGTCGTCGTCGTCCCGCTCGAGCAGCAGCTGCGCGATCTGGCGCTCGACGGGGCTGAGCTCGCTCCAGGACCGTTCGATGCGCTCGCGGATCCCGTCCTCGTCCACGACCCGCTCACCCGTTCCCGTGGGTCCGCGCCACGTCGAGGACGGCGGCCTCGAACGCGTCGAGACCCACGGCGACGTCGGCGAGCGTCACCCGTTCGTCCGGAGCGTGGCTGACACCGTCCTCGCAGCGGACGAACACCATCGCCACTCCGGTCACGGCGGCGACGGCCATGGCGTCGTGGCCCGCCCGCGACCACAGGCGCAGGGGTTCGGCGTCGCCCGTCGCCGCGATGCCGGCCGTCACCGACCGCTGCAGCGCCTCGTCGCAGTAGACACCCGCCGCGGAGTGCACCTCGGTCAGTTCGAGCCTCAGGCCCCGTGCCGCGCAAGCGTTCTCGGCGACCGTGCGGATCTCCTCCACGAGGGCGTCCCGGTCGGCGTCGTGCTCGTCGCGCACGTCGAGGGAGAACTCGACGAGCCCGGGCACCACGTTGACCCCGCCGGGGAACGCCTGCAACCGGCCGACCGTGGCGATGCCGTCGCGCTCCTTGGCCAGGCGTTCGACGGCCAGCACGACCTCGGACGCGCCGACGAGCGCGTCCCGGCGCCGCGGGTAGGGGGTTCCGCCCGCGTGCCGGGCCTCGCCGACGACGCGACCGGTGAACCGGCGGGCACCCGCGATGGATGTGACGACGCCGAGCGCGCGGTCGGCGGCCTCGAGGTGCGGTCCCTGCTCGATGTGGAGTTCGAGGTAGCCGAGGAGTTCCTCGGGGCGGCGGGCGGCCTCCCCGATGCGGGCCGGGTCCAGACCGAACGCCTCCGCGGCCTCGCGGACGGTCGTCCCGGCCGGATCCGTGCGGTCCCACCACTCCTCGCGCCACGTCCCGGCGACGGCCGAACTGCCCATGAGAGCCGTCGCGAACCGCGTGCCCTCCTCGTCGGAGAACGCCACGACCTCGAGGGCGAACGGCAGACCGGCGGCGCGCGGCGCGAGCCGGCGCACGACCTCGACCGCGCTGAGGACCCCGAGGATCCCGTCGTACCGGCCCGCGTCGGGGACGGTGTCGAGGTGGGAGCCGAGGACGAGCGCGGGCAGTCCCGGTTCCCGGCCCTCGAGACGTCCCCAGAGGTTCCCGGCCTGGTCGACACGGGTGTCCAGACCGACCTCGGTCATCCACCCCGCGACGACCGCGTTGACCCGCGCGTGCTCGGGCGAGAGGTGGACGCGCTCGATGCCGTCCGGCGAGGCGGACACCGCCGCCAGGTCGTCGCAACGGTCGAGGACGCGCTGGGCGTCGGGCGCGGGCGCCGCGACGCCCATCAGGCGTAGACCTCCTGCGCCGCTGCGCATCCCGCCCCGGCCTCGACCCGCGCCCCGTGCCGGCGCAGCACCTGCTCCAGGGCGGCGAGCGTCACGAGCACGGCGTCCTTGCGGGCGTTGTAGCCCATCGACCCGATGCGCCAGACGCGGCCGGCGAGGGGACCGAAGCTCGTGCCGATCTCGATCCCGTAGTCGTGGAGGAGTTCGGCGCGGACGGCCTCGCCGTCGACGCCGGCCGGGACCTCGACGGCCACGACGTTGTGCATCTTGTGCGCGACGTCGCCGAACACCTCCAGGCCCAGGGCCCGGACGCCGGCCAGGACGGCCTCCCCGTGCAGCCGGTGCCGGGCGATGGAGTTCCCGATCCCCTCCTCGAGCAGGAGGCGGGCGCACTCCCGCGCCCCGTAGAGCATCGTCGTGGCCTCGGTGTGGTGGTTCAGGCGCTTCTCGCCCCAGTAGTCCAGGACCATCCCGAGGTCGAAGTAGTTCGAGCGGATGCGCACGGGCGCGGGGGCCACGTCCTCGTCGTCGGAGCGCAACCCGGCCTCGACGCTGCGGCGGCCGTCGACGACCGCCACGGCCCGCGGCGACAACGACAGCGGCGCGCTGCCGGACGGGCCGCCCAGGCACTTCTGCAACCCCGCCGTCGCCGCGTCGACCTCCCAGGCGTCCATCTCGAAGGCGTTGCCGCCCAACGAGGCCGTGCAGTCGACGTAGAGCAGGGCGCCGTGCCGGTGGCAGACCTCCCCCACGCCCTCCAGGGGCTGGTTCATCGTCGTCGACGTGTCGCCCTGGACCATCGCGACGAGGTGCGGCCGGACCTCGCGGACGGCCTGCTCGACCGCCTCGAGCGTGAAGACCTCGCCCCACGGGACCTCGCGGACGTGGACCTCGGCACCGCACCGCTCCGCGATCTCGCGCAGCAGGTGGCCGAAGCGGCCGAACACGGGGACGAGGACGCGGTCGCCGGGGTGGACGAGGGAGACGAGGGCCGCCTCGATGCCCGCGCGGCTCGTCCCGTCGACCAGGACCGTCGCCTCGTTGCGGGTGCGGAACACCTCGCGGTACAGCGCCTGGGTCTCGTTCATGTAGGCCGTCATCGCCGGGTCGTACTGGCCGACGAGCTGCGCGGACATGGCCCGCAGGACGCGCGGGTCGACCGTGATCGGGCCCGGCCCCATGAGCAGGCGGGGCGGCGGGGCCACCGGGGCTCCCACGGCCGTCCGCAGCAGCGCCTCGTCCACCGTGGTCACCGGGACACCCACCTCACGACCACCCACCTCACGAACCGTCTGTTCCACGAGGTCGAGTCTATGCAACGATCGTTCCACCGCGCCAGAGTCCCGGGAGGCCCGCTTGACCGTCCACCTGCTCCCCTCGACGCCGGGCACCGTGCGCTGGGGCGACCTCCCCTGCGCGGGCGACCCCTCCGTCCTGACGGTCGACCCGGGCGACGTGGTCGTCGTGGACACCGTCAGCCACGAGGGGATCCTCGAGGACCAGGGCCGGGACCCGCTCGCCTTCTTCACCGCGCGCGGTGTTCCCGCGGACGCCGTCCTCGCCGACGCGATGGAGATCGCGCGCTCGGTCGAGCACGACCCGCTGCGGCAGGGCCCGCACGTCGTCACCGGCCCCGTCCACGTGCGGGGCGCCCGCCCCGGGGACGTGCTGTCGGTCACCGTCGAGGAACTCGTCCTGAGCGCGGACTTCGGCGTCGTCAGCAACCGCCACGGCCGCGGCGCCCTGCCCGGGGAGTTCCCCCGCGACGGGCAGGACGTCGTCTCCGTCCTCGCCCGCGTCGAGACGGACCCGCGAACGGGGGCGCGCTGCGGCGCCCTGCCCGTCGCCGAGGGGTCGGCGGCCCGCGTCCGGTTCCCCTTGCGTCCGTTCCTCGGCCTCGTCGGCGTCGGAACCCCCGGGCCCGAGCACCTGCACTCCGTACCGCCCGGGATGCACGGCGGGAACCTCGACGTGTCGGTCCTCGGCGTCGGGTCGACGCTGCACCTGCCGGTCCAGGTGGAGGGCGCCCTGTTCCACACCGGCGACCCGCACTACGCCCAGGGCGACGGCGAGGTCGCGCTCACGGCGTTCGAGGCCCCGCTGCGCGCGCGGCTGCGGCTCGACCTCGTGCCGGAGGCCGCCGTCCGGGTCCGGGAC is drawn from Kineococcus endophyticus and contains these coding sequences:
- a CDS encoding acetamidase/formamidase family protein; translated protein: MTVHLLPSTPGTVRWGDLPCAGDPSVLTVDPGDVVVVDTVSHEGILEDQGRDPLAFFTARGVPADAVLADAMEIARSVEHDPLRQGPHVVTGPVHVRGARPGDVLSVTVEELVLSADFGVVSNRHGRGALPGEFPRDGQDVVSVLARVETDPRTGARCGALPVAEGSAARVRFPLRPFLGLVGVGTPGPEHLHSVPPGMHGGNLDVSVLGVGSTLHLPVQVEGALFHTGDPHYAQGDGEVALTAFEAPLRARLRLDLVPEAAVRVRDVLWGETPEFLVPIGLDVDLDEAARRAVRTAVALLVDLGMDPAHALAYLSAAGDFAVSQVVDRVSGVHGLLRKADLADLTERPPA
- a CDS encoding alpha/beta hydrolase-fold protein, whose translation is MSSPRRRAVLVGVGAVALGGAGALALDEPLRSSLESSRPVSSARRRLGIGQVDATVPSAGGTGPVYATFASAARRRDVTWGWAGPPGRPARGLPVLLVLHGRAVDAHAAFTQLGMHEYLAAHLAAGGPPLAVVSVDGGSTYWHPRADGDDPLAMLTGELWPRLAGAGFDLTRWAVAGWSMGGFGALLLAREAAAGRFTPGGTLVAAAAGSPALFASAGATSAGSFDDPDDWHRYGDLVREPGTGGVALSVSCGRDDPFREQTERYRDACRPTPAGGIGDGAHTTGYWRSLVPDWLRLAGAALTA
- a CDS encoding pyridoxal-phosphate-dependent aminotransferase family protein → MGPGPITVDPRVLRAMSAQLVGQYDPAMTAYMNETQALYREVFRTRNEATVLVDGTSRAGIEAALVSLVHPGDRVLVPVFGRFGHLLREIAERCGAEVHVREVPWGEVFTLEAVEQAVREVRPHLVAMVQGDTSTTMNQPLEGVGEVCHRHGALLYVDCTASLGGNAFEMDAWEVDAATAGLQKCLGGPSGSAPLSLSPRAVAVVDGRRSVEAGLRSDDEDVAPAPVRIRSNYFDLGMVLDYWGEKRLNHHTEATTMLYGARECARLLLEEGIGNSIARHRLHGEAVLAGVRALGLEVFGDVAHKMHNVVAVEVPAGVDGEAVRAELLHDYGIEIGTSFGPLAGRVWRIGSMGYNARKDAVLVTLAALEQVLRRHGARVEAGAGCAAAQEVYA
- a CDS encoding diguanylate cyclase domain-containing protein; protein product: METASTPPRGPRRPSASVLLDSGIFVLGLGVLVGALHAWWAAGADPRLAAALAVSLPLGWVLTRFPLMVTGGASGIHVPFAPVVLFYLLVVLPPPVALAAWALTAVPAYFVDRRPWQSRVFNAGSSVLSSLLAVLVVGALAPARPVDTRMLLAVLAGAATYFATDTVLSAVSIAVERRRAVLAELAEPGALVGGGLFLLVAALGFLAGAVRHDMPGWVALLTLLPSMAVVVAAWAWRRAHESRRQQRALFEAAVRIHAVTSVEELLRAVEAHGTALVSGGRLEVRSRPPVEHEIGCELGDDPRRWLVAARPTSRYAEQFDEVALASLGSLAAAALLRVRLAAETERLALVDPLTGLANRRAFTTRLEETVEDGDGGATVAVLFVDLDGFKAVNDTLGHAAGDELLTESARRLLDAAGPDGFVARLGGDEFAVVLPDLFPGAVDDTADAVVTALRAPFLLSAGPATISASVGVTASEPGDDADTLLSRADAAMYVAKRAGGGRSVLGV
- a CDS encoding MurR/RpiR family transcriptional regulator codes for the protein MDEDGIRERIERSWSELSPVERQIAQLLLERDDDDLAAWTTTELAGAAGASKASVSRFVRRLGFGSFAQARTAARSARARGVPTGGLPPSAAGPAALHVEHDTANLARTADALARVDLTACSRLVARARRVVVAGWRNSFPVALHLREQLLQARPDVVLAPQPGQTVAEEFADLGPRDAVVVVAFRRRTPHAASALRLAHAQGVPSVLFTDPAAGPPAAPVAHRFAVPVDGPGAFDSYAAAMTAAAVLAEGVLAARGAAGRDRVAAVSSALEDLDELEVR
- a CDS encoding allantoate amidohydrolase, yielding MGVAAPAPDAQRVLDRCDDLAAVSASPDGIERVHLSPEHARVNAVVAGWMTEVGLDTRVDQAGNLWGRLEGREPGLPALVLGSHLDTVPDAGRYDGILGVLSAVEVVRRLAPRAAGLPFALEVVAFSDEEGTRFATALMGSSAVAGTWREEWWDRTDPAGTTVREAAEAFGLDPARIGEAARRPEELLGYLELHIEQGPHLEAADRALGVVTSIAGARRFTGRVVGEARHAGGTPYPRRRDALVGASEVVLAVERLAKERDGIATVGRLQAFPGGVNVVPGLVEFSLDVRDEHDADRDALVEEIRTVAENACAARGLRLELTEVHSAAGVYCDEALQRSVTAGIAATGDAEPLRLWSRAGHDAMAVAAVTGVAMVFVRCEDGVSHAPDERVTLADVAVGLDAFEAAVLDVARTHGNG